The Endozoicomonas montiporae CL-33 genome contains a region encoding:
- a CDS encoding TRAP transporter large permease yields MEAALIGFAVLLILIIVIRMPIALAMGLVGFFGFAAMQGLTLGNMADFNWRPVLTMASRRVIDTAQDYHLSVIPLFVLMGNLITHSGMSQQLYNAAYAFLGHRRGGLAMSTIVACGGFSAICGSSLATSATMAKVAMPPMRKFGYSDGLATASIAAGGTLGILIPPSVILVMYGLLTETSIRELFAAGFIPGLLGVLLYLAAVQYIVWRNPKSGPRGEKLNWKERWESMREVRGIIALFALVMGGIYGGIFTPTEAAGIGAGGAFLIALFRKSLTLQTLFEVITDSTRTTAMLFGVLIGALIFSNFINRAGLPDDLLQFVIDMNLQPMLVIFAILVIYMLLGMVFESLSMLLLTVPVFFPLVANLGFDLVWFGIVVVVVTEISLITPPVGMNVFVLSAILKDINTGVIFRGVTPFWIADLIRLAIIVLVAQISLFLPQLLYG; encoded by the coding sequence ATGGAAGCTGCATTAATTGGTTTCGCTGTCCTGCTGATTTTAATCATCGTTATCCGGATGCCCATTGCGCTGGCGATGGGACTGGTCGGTTTCTTCGGGTTTGCTGCCATGCAGGGGCTGACGTTGGGAAATATGGCCGACTTTAACTGGCGTCCGGTTCTCACCATGGCGTCACGACGGGTGATTGATACGGCACAGGATTACCACTTGTCGGTGATTCCCCTGTTTGTACTGATGGGCAACCTGATCACTCATTCCGGCATGTCACAGCAATTATACAACGCTGCCTATGCATTCCTCGGGCATCGTCGGGGTGGTCTGGCTATGTCAACCATCGTCGCCTGTGGTGGTTTTTCTGCCATTTGTGGCTCCAGCCTGGCAACCTCTGCCACCATGGCAAAAGTCGCCATGCCACCCATGCGCAAGTTTGGTTATTCCGATGGTCTGGCAACAGCCTCTATTGCGGCCGGTGGAACGCTGGGCATTCTGATTCCTCCCAGTGTGATTCTGGTCATGTACGGCCTGTTAACCGAAACGAGCATCAGGGAGTTGTTTGCGGCCGGTTTTATTCCCGGTTTACTGGGTGTGCTGCTTTACCTTGCTGCAGTCCAATATATTGTCTGGCGAAACCCGAAATCCGGCCCGCGTGGTGAAAAGCTGAACTGGAAAGAGCGCTGGGAAAGCATGCGGGAAGTGCGCGGCATTATCGCTCTGTTCGCACTGGTCATGGGCGGCATTTATGGCGGTATATTCACGCCCACTGAAGCGGCAGGCATTGGTGCCGGTGGTGCGTTTCTGATTGCCCTGTTCCGCAAGAGTCTGACATTACAAACCCTGTTTGAAGTGATTACCGACTCGACCCGCACAACCGCTATGCTGTTTGGCGTGTTGATTGGTGCGCTGATTTTTTCCAACTTCATCAACCGTGCCGGACTGCCTGACGACCTGCTGCAGTTTGTTATCGACATGAATCTGCAACCGATGCTGGTTATCTTTGCCATTCTGGTCATTTACATGCTGTTGGGCATGGTGTTTGAGTCCCTGTCCATGTTGCTGTTGACCGTTCCGGTGTTTTTCCCGCTGGTCGCCAACCTTGGTTTTGATCTGGTGTGGTTCGGCATTGTTGTGGTCGTTGTCACTGAAATCAGCCTGATTACGCCGCCCGTGGGTATGAATGTCTTTGTACTGAGTGCCATATTAAAAGACATCAATACCGGCGTTATTTTCAGAGGGGTGACACCTTTCTGGATAGCCGACCTGATCCGGCTGGCGATTATTGTGCTGGTAGCCCAGATTTCACTGTTTTTGCCGCAATTACTTTATGGCTAA
- a CDS encoding 5-carboxymethyl-2-hydroxymuconate Delta-isomerase, with amino-acid sequence MPHLIIDYSSNLEPHADFNELFESVQGYIEQSSLFPLTGLRCRAFASDHHHITSGDSQYAYVHVNFRIGAGRTVEQLKQSGEAINRLLLDWLEPVNTRGQIICALSFEITQIDSGLSWKHNPVRAHMARH; translated from the coding sequence ATGCCCCATTTAATCATCGACTATTCCAGCAATCTGGAGCCTCATGCCGACTTTAACGAACTGTTTGAAAGTGTTCAGGGCTATATCGAACAGTCTTCACTGTTTCCGTTAACAGGGCTGCGTTGTCGTGCATTTGCCAGTGACCATCACCATATCACCAGTGGTGACTCACAATACGCTTATGTTCACGTGAATTTCAGAATCGGGGCTGGAAGAACAGTTGAACAGCTGAAGCAAAGTGGAGAGGCCATTAACAGACTGCTGCTGGACTGGCTGGAGCCCGTTAATACGAGAGGTCAAATAATATGCGCCCTGTCGTTTGAAATCACCCAGATTGATTCCGGACTATCCTGGAAACACAATCCGGTAAGGGCGCATATGGCCAGACATTGA
- the argH gene encoding argininosuccinate lyase yields MSDNSNQQWGGRFSEGVDAFVARFTASIDFDRRLYQHDIAGSMAHARMLHKAGILTGDELNAIISGLEGILEDIRQGNIDWSVELEDIHMNIEARLTDRIGDAGKKLHTGRSRNDQVATDIRLWLRDEIDHIDQELNRFQQGLLGLAEREADTIMPGFTHLQTAQPVTFGHHLMAWFEMLVRDRERLQDCRKRVNVSPLGAAALAGTTYPIDREFTAQQLGFDRPTRNSLDSVSDRDFAIEFCSVGALIMTHLSRMSEELVLWTSAQFNFIDLPDRFCTGSSIMPQKKNPDVPELVRGKTGRVNGHLISLLTLMKSQPLAYNKDNQEDKEPLFDTVDTLKDSLRAFADMIPHVEAKKDAMADAARRGFSTATDLADYLVRKGMPFRNAHEVVGKSVAYGIEQGKDLSEMTLEELKVFSDTIEADVFDVLTLEGSVSARNHIGGTAPEQVRSAVHFARKTLKD; encoded by the coding sequence ATGTCTGATAACAGTAATCAGCAATGGGGTGGACGGTTTAGCGAGGGTGTGGATGCCTTTGTGGCACGATTCACGGCATCCATCGACTTTGACCGACGCCTGTATCAACACGATATTGCTGGTTCCATGGCGCATGCCCGTATGCTGCACAAGGCAGGCATTCTGACCGGCGACGAGCTGAACGCTATTATCAGTGGTCTGGAAGGTATTCTGGAGGATATCCGACAGGGCAACATCGACTGGTCTGTTGAGCTGGAAGATATTCACATGAATATCGAAGCGCGTTTAACCGATCGTATTGGCGATGCTGGCAAAAAGCTGCATACAGGCCGTTCCCGTAATGATCAGGTGGCAACGGATATTCGTCTCTGGCTGCGGGATGAAATAGACCATATTGATCAGGAACTGAATCGCTTTCAGCAGGGCTTGCTGGGTCTGGCTGAACGTGAAGCCGATACCATTATGCCCGGTTTTACCCATTTGCAGACGGCACAGCCGGTCACCTTTGGTCATCACCTGATGGCATGGTTTGAAATGCTGGTTCGGGATCGTGAGCGTTTGCAGGACTGCCGCAAGCGTGTGAATGTTTCTCCCCTCGGTGCTGCGGCACTGGCAGGTACGACCTACCCCATTGACCGCGAGTTTACTGCACAACAATTAGGCTTTGATCGCCCGACCCGCAATTCGCTGGATTCGGTCAGTGACCGGGACTTTGCCATTGAGTTCTGTTCGGTAGGTGCCCTGATCATGACGCACCTGTCCAGAATGTCGGAAGAACTGGTGTTGTGGACATCGGCGCAGTTTAACTTTATCGATCTGCCGGATCGTTTCTGCACCGGCTCCTCCATTATGCCGCAAAAGAAAAACCCGGATGTGCCGGAACTGGTGCGGGGTAAAACCGGCCGGGTGAATGGTCATCTGATTTCCCTGCTGACATTAATGAAGTCTCAGCCACTGGCGTACAACAAGGACAATCAGGAAGATAAAGAACCTTTGTTTGATACGGTGGACACCCTGAAAGACAGCCTGCGGGCATTCGCGGATATGATTCCCCATGTCGAAGCGAAAAAAGACGCCATGGCAGACGCCGCCCGTCGTGGTTTCAGCACCGCCACCGACCTGGCTGATTATCTGGTCAGAAAAGGCATGCCGTTCCGTAATGCCCACGAAGTGGTGGGCAAGTCAGTCGCTTATGGTATTGAGCAGGGTAAGGATTTGTCTGAAATGACACTGGAAGAGCTGAAGGTATTCTCTGACACTATTGAGGCGGATGTTTTTGATGTACTGACTCTGGAAGGTTCGGTCAGTGCCCGTAATCATATTGGCGGAACGGCGCCGGAGCAAGTTCGGAGTGCAGTACACTTTGCTCGAAAAACATTAAAAGACTAA
- a CDS encoding sensor histidine kinase encodes MPHSALDKQNSDHLFIPDLCHTSAVFILVLVAELFVLIQVLAFPGSHGFDWNRLAITSLFVQWIALCSAAVLCRLRLLLKHSPITVIVSAVLATVLIITLTVTLLAQWFLWKDAFLLTFPDWTQLLRHAFIALIMTAMLLRYFYIQHEASRQTVANANARFQALQARIRPHFLFNSMNIIASLIHIDQDKAEEAVEDLSDLFRSSLQEAGDLIALSREIELCKGYLRIEKHRLGERLNSEWRLHNLPEPLPVTLTIPPLTLQPVIENAVYHGIQPRENGGTVSVDIALGNDKVTIRVQNPVPDNSEQAVERGNRLALDNIRSRLQLLYGHHASIDTHLTLNNGTEIYETIISYPENKLSTA; translated from the coding sequence ATGCCACACTCCGCTCTCGACAAACAGAACAGTGATCATCTGTTTATTCCCGACCTGTGTCACACCTCGGCAGTGTTCATCCTGGTGTTGGTGGCTGAGCTGTTTGTACTGATTCAGGTGCTGGCTTTTCCCGGTAGCCACGGATTTGACTGGAACCGACTCGCCATCACTTCCCTGTTTGTCCAGTGGATAGCCCTGTGCAGTGCCGCTGTGTTGTGCCGACTCAGACTGCTGCTGAAACATTCACCCATCACCGTCATTGTCTCCGCCGTTCTGGCAACCGTATTGATCATTACCCTCACGGTGACGCTACTGGCACAATGGTTTCTATGGAAAGATGCCTTCCTGCTCACCTTTCCGGACTGGACTCAATTATTACGTCACGCTTTTATTGCTCTCATTATGACGGCCATGCTGTTGCGGTACTTTTATATTCAGCACGAAGCCTCCCGCCAGACCGTTGCCAACGCCAACGCACGCTTTCAGGCTTTGCAGGCGCGTATTCGACCTCACTTTCTGTTCAACAGCATGAACATCATCGCCAGCCTGATTCATATTGATCAGGACAAGGCTGAAGAGGCCGTTGAAGATTTGTCTGACCTGTTTCGCTCCAGCCTGCAGGAAGCAGGGGACCTGATCGCCCTGAGCCGGGAAATCGAACTGTGCAAAGGTTACCTGAGAATCGAAAAACACCGGCTGGGCGAACGACTGAACAGTGAGTGGCGTCTGCACAACCTGCCTGAACCATTACCAGTGACTCTGACCATTCCGCCCCTGACTCTGCAGCCGGTTATAGAGAACGCGGTTTATCATGGCATCCAGCCCAGAGAAAACGGTGGTACGGTGAGTGTAGATATCGCGCTTGGCAACGATAAAGTAACTATCAGGGTGCAAAACCCGGTGCCGGACAACAGCGAACAAGCCGTAGAGCGTGGAAACCGGCTGGCACTGGACAACATCAGGTCCCGTCTGCAACTGCTTTATGGTCACCATGCCAGCATTGACACCCACCTGACCCTGAACAATGGAACAGAAATTTACGAAACCATTATCAGCTACCCGGAAAACAAGTTATCCACAGCATGA
- a CDS encoding sulfatase — MHKLKKLALAMTVSAAAVTAVAKPAAVPEVAKSEQPNVIIIYTDDMGWGDVGYHGVDDIRTPNIDKLAANGVHFPQAYVSASVCGPSRSGMLTGVYQQRMGVYGNFKENTIPQDQPLVMEIMKDQGYTTGVIGKWHLGDGTGKPNDRGADFFYGFLGGTHDYFRSQTEDDGRVMFAPIFRNDEVEPPIQEQDGYLTDMFTDEAVSFIKQATDKDEPFFLYLAHLAVHHPWQVPDSYLKRLEDLPVKEGFAGDERRVFAGMTLALDDGIGAVMDKLKKQGVDDNTLVFFMSDNGTPAGQGFERPRRKQRGETTMSSPGPFNGFKGTTYEGGVRVPFVMHWPGMVPEGLKYEKKVSSLDIVPTIASLFKGTNTGKFPFDGKNLLPYLNGKMGEDAKPHDTLYWRRDEDYAIRDGDWKLTQNRNHGPRTIRLFDMANDPGEWKDLAAEKPEKAQELKDKFDAWEATLPINQFSPKPTNRNFDYDKGNRVDVQENNKAVLSRGKR; from the coding sequence ATGCACAAGTTAAAGAAATTAGCCCTTGCCATGACGGTTTCAGCGGCAGCAGTCACTGCTGTTGCCAAACCGGCTGCAGTGCCTGAAGTAGCTAAAAGCGAACAGCCCAATGTCATCATTATCTATACCGATGATATGGGCTGGGGTGATGTTGGCTACCACGGTGTAGACGATATTCGCACGCCGAATATCGATAAGCTGGCGGCTAACGGTGTGCATTTTCCTCAGGCGTATGTTTCGGCTTCTGTCTGCGGCCCTTCCCGTTCCGGTATGTTGACGGGTGTTTATCAGCAGCGCATGGGGGTTTACGGTAACTTCAAGGAAAATACCATTCCTCAAGATCAGCCGCTGGTAATGGAGATCATGAAGGATCAGGGTTACACCACAGGCGTCATTGGTAAATGGCATCTGGGTGATGGTACTGGTAAACCTAACGACCGTGGTGCTGACTTCTTCTATGGTTTCCTCGGTGGCACACACGACTATTTCCGCTCCCAAACTGAAGACGATGGACGTGTAATGTTCGCGCCTATCTTCCGTAACGATGAAGTTGAGCCTCCTATTCAGGAGCAGGACGGCTACCTGACGGATATGTTTACCGATGAGGCGGTGTCGTTCATTAAGCAGGCAACGGATAAAGACGAGCCGTTTTTCCTGTACCTTGCTCACCTTGCGGTTCACCATCCGTGGCAGGTGCCGGACAGTTACCTGAAAAGACTTGAAGACTTGCCTGTAAAAGAAGGTTTTGCAGGTGATGAGCGTCGTGTATTTGCCGGTATGACTCTGGCACTGGACGATGGCATTGGTGCAGTGATGGATAAACTGAAGAAGCAGGGTGTTGACGACAATACTCTGGTATTTTTCATGAGTGATAACGGTACGCCAGCGGGTCAGGGTTTTGAACGTCCACGTCGTAAACAGCGTGGCGAAACCACCATGTCCAGCCCGGGGCCATTCAACGGCTTCAAGGGAACGACTTATGAAGGCGGTGTTCGTGTACCGTTTGTTATGCACTGGCCGGGCATGGTGCCAGAAGGTTTGAAGTACGAGAAAAAGGTCAGCTCGCTGGATATCGTTCCGACCATTGCCTCTCTGTTCAAAGGCACGAATACCGGCAAATTCCCGTTTGATGGCAAAAATCTGCTGCCTTATCTGAACGGAAAAATGGGTGAAGATGCCAAGCCTCACGACACCCTGTACTGGCGTCGTGACGAGGACTATGCGATTCGTGATGGTGACTGGAAACTGACCCAGAACCGTAACCATGGCCCACGTACCATCCGCCTGTTTGACATGGCGAATGATCCGGGTGAGTGGAAAGACCTTGCGGCAGAAAAGCCGGAAAAGGCTCAGGAACTGAAAGACAAGTTTGATGCCTGGGAAGCGACTCTGCCGATTAACCAGTTCAGTCCGAAACCCACCAACCGTAACTTTGATTACGACAAGGGGAATCGGGTGGATGTTCAGGAAAATAACAAAGCGGTTTTGTCCCGCGGTAAACGTTAA